In a single window of the Vallitalea longa genome:
- a CDS encoding transglycosylase domain-containing protein, with amino-acid sequence MKSLFKKIIIAFSIVFILVLTYSHFYDPSNEQYSLDYSLKRQITNKMPHYVELDKIPENLINATIAMEDKRFYSHGGFDIIAIARATITDISEGRIVQGGSTITQQLAKNLFFSNRKSITRKLKELIVATKLEHMFTKDDILEMYLNIIYYGAGAHGANEASHAFFSKDVNNLTLEECAMLAGLPQAPSIYNPVSSLSTARKRQELVMSVMMKNGYIN; translated from the coding sequence ATGAAAAGTTTGTTTAAAAAAATAATAATAGCATTTTCTATAGTATTTATATTAGTTTTAACCTATAGTCATTTTTATGATCCTAGTAATGAACAGTACTCACTTGATTATAGTTTAAAAAGACAAATCACTAATAAAATGCCTCATTATGTAGAACTTGATAAAATTCCTGAAAATCTTATTAATGCAACAATTGCCATGGAAGATAAAAGATTTTATTCTCATGGTGGTTTTGATATAATAGCTATTGCTAGAGCAACTATAACCGATATATCCGAAGGAAGAATCGTACAAGGCGGAAGTACTATTACTCAGCAACTTGCCAAAAATCTATTCTTCAGCAATAGAAAATCAATAACCAGGAAATTAAAGGAACTTATAGTAGCTACTAAACTTGAACATATGTTTACCAAAGACGATATACTCGAAATGTATTTAAATATAATTTATTATGGAGCTGGAGCTCATGGAGCTAATGAAGCATCTCATGCATTCTTTTCCAAAGATGTAAACAATCTTACATTAGAAGAATGTGCAATGTTAGCTGGTTTGCCTCAAGCCCCTAGTATATATAATCCTGTAAGTAGTTTATCAACCGCTAGAAAAAGGCAAGAACTAGTTATGAGTGTTATGATGAAAAATGGATATATAAATTAA
- a CDS encoding GNAT family N-acetyltransferase — protein MIVADMLVNLLQIKDYHTELNSLQKEEGIEIFRALAPDKYRITKWVQEHSSINAAGECDVCFSNNPVSCFIAAKGSKIVGYACYNATALDFFGPTKVLEEYQGKKIGKALLLRSLNAMKDEGYVYAIIGGIGPAEFYEKCVNAVIIDSSKEHSIYDHFLAAIESNE, from the coding sequence ATGATCGTGGCAGATATGTTAGTTAATCTATTACAAATAAAAGATTATCATACTGAATTGAATAGTTTGCAAAAAGAAGAAGGAATAGAGATATTCAGAGCATTAGCACCTGATAAGTACAGAATAACTAAGTGGGTACAGGAACATTCCAGTATTAATGCAGCAGGTGAATGTGATGTATGTTTCTCTAATAATCCGGTTTCATGCTTCATTGCAGCTAAGGGTAGCAAAATAGTTGGATATGCTTGTTATAATGCTACAGCTTTAGATTTTTTTGGACCAACTAAAGTATTAGAGGAATATCAAGGTAAGAAAATTGGTAAAGCGCTATTATTACGTTCACTAAATGCAATGAAAGACGAAGGATATGTATATGCAATAATCGGAGGAATCGGTCCAGCTGAATTCTATGAAAAATGTGTGAATGCAGTTATAATCGATAGTTCAAAGGAACATAGTATATATGACCATTTTCTAGCTGCAATTGAATCAAATGAATAG
- the nagZ gene encoding beta-N-acetylhexosaminidase codes for MNLTLPEKIGQRLVVGFSGTKITEELEKMIREYKISNIILFKENIENGSQLKKLCSDLQKLIKEHTGIGAFITIDQEGGMVTRLAEDSVNIPGAMAIAATGETEYAYQAGKITGRQLKKLGVNFNLAPVVDINSNMDNPVIGVRSYGDSPEKVAEYAAAMTRGLLDGGVMASAKHFPGHGDTNIDSHLGLPQINKSLEELEKCELIPFKRVIVEGIPAITTAHILFPKIIDNKLPATMSREIVNDMLKEKMGFQGLVISDCMEMQAIQQSYGTIEGIKLAIKAGVDLIFISHTTRLVKDVSETLTKAFDSGELSMEEMDCSIDKILYWKNKFIDNSDTEIIFDEQYGKNYVSQLLKKSITPVKMPTKSLPELGQNPLFIGTLPFRATNVSNKKDNTLNFPKYMADRFGGRGKIISKDPDSTEIEMALEEVESYSTVVIGTYNGHLNKGQLELIKKVAVRNNKVIVLALRNPYDLKYLPENVYGIAVYEYTSNSLKVLAELFENPYEPEGKLPVIM; via the coding sequence ATGAATTTAACATTACCAGAAAAGATAGGCCAGCGTCTTGTGGTGGGTTTTTCAGGGACGAAAATAACTGAAGAACTAGAAAAAATGATAAGAGAATATAAAATATCTAATATAATATTGTTCAAAGAGAATATAGAAAATGGTTCACAATTAAAAAAATTATGTTCTGATTTACAAAAACTAATTAAAGAACATACTGGAATAGGAGCTTTTATTACTATAGACCAAGAAGGTGGAATGGTAACAAGATTAGCAGAAGATAGTGTGAATATTCCTGGGGCAATGGCTATAGCTGCAACAGGAGAAACTGAATATGCATATCAAGCTGGAAAAATAACAGGAAGACAATTAAAAAAGCTAGGAGTTAATTTTAATCTTGCACCAGTAGTTGATATCAATTCCAATATGGATAATCCTGTTATCGGAGTTAGAAGCTATGGAGATTCACCAGAAAAAGTCGCAGAATATGCAGCTGCAATGACAAGAGGTTTGTTGGATGGTGGTGTCATGGCATCTGCAAAACATTTTCCAGGTCATGGTGATACTAATATAGATTCTCATCTTGGCTTGCCACAGATAAATAAATCGTTAGAAGAACTTGAAAAATGTGAGTTGATACCCTTCAAAAGGGTGATAGTAGAAGGAATACCAGCAATTACAACAGCTCATATTTTGTTTCCGAAAATTATAGATAATAAATTACCAGCTACCATGTCAAGAGAAATCGTTAATGATATGTTAAAAGAAAAAATGGGATTTCAGGGATTGGTAATCAGTGATTGTATGGAAATGCAGGCAATCCAGCAATCTTATGGTACAATAGAAGGTATCAAGTTAGCTATTAAGGCAGGAGTGGACTTGATATTTATTTCTCACACAACAAGGCTAGTCAAAGATGTATCTGAAACACTTACAAAGGCATTTGATAGTGGAGAACTTTCAATGGAAGAAATGGACTGTTCCATAGATAAAATTTTGTACTGGAAAAATAAGTTCATTGATAACTCTGATACAGAAATTATTTTTGATGAACAGTATGGTAAAAATTACGTATCACAATTATTAAAAAAATCCATTACTCCGGTTAAAATGCCAACAAAAAGTTTACCAGAACTTGGACAAAATCCATTGTTTATTGGAACGTTACCTTTTAGAGCAACTAACGTATCAAATAAAAAAGATAATACATTGAATTTTCCAAAATATATGGCTGATAGATTTGGTGGACGAGGAAAAATTATATCAAAAGATCCAGATTCTACAGAAATTGAAATGGCATTAGAAGAAGTTGAATCATATAGCACTGTTGTAATAGGAACATACAATGGACATTTAAACAAAGGACAATTGGAGCTGATAAAAAAAGTAGCTGTGAGGAATAATAAAGTAATTGTGTTAGCGCTTAGAAATCCCTATGATTTGAAATATCTACCTGAAAATGTATATGGAATAGCTGTTTATGAATATACATCAAACAGTTTGAAAGTATTGGCAGAACTATTTGAAAATCCATATGAACCGGAAGGAAAGTTACCTGTAATAATGTAA